CCCGGGCTCGACCAGCGTCAGCTGGCCGGCATCGGCCTCGACGGCGTGCGCCGCCTGTCACGCCGCCAGTGGACCGACCACAACACTCACGATCCCGGCATCACGACGCTGGAACTGCTCGCCTACGCGCTGACCGATCTCGCCTACCGGACGCGCTTCCCGATCGAAGACCTGCTCGCTGCGCCGGAAAACAACGCGGCCGAAATGGCCAGGCTGTTCGATAGTGCCGGCCAGGTTCTACCCTGCATGCCGGTCACCGAGGACGACTATCGCAAGCTGCTGATTGATTTGCCCGGCGTCAAGAACGCCTGGCTACATCCCGTGCCGACGACGCTTTACGCCGACCCGGCCGAAGGCACGCTGGCCGCCAAGCCGACCGGCAGCAAGACCGAGCGCCAGATAGAAGTGCGCGGCCGCTACCGCGTGCTGCTCGACTATATGGATGACAAGAACACCGTCGAACTGCGGCATGACGTTGATCGTGACGTGATGGCGATGTTGAATGCGAGGCGCTCGCTGTGCACCGATTTCGTTGGCATAGACCGGGTCGGGCAACAGCCGTTCAGCCTTTGCGCCGAAATCGATTTGAAGCCGGATGCTGATGCCGACCGCGTCGCAGCCGACATTGCTTTTGCCGTCGACCGCTTCCTGGCGCCGCCGGTGCTCAACTACACGCTGGACGAAATGCGTGCCCGCGTTCGGAGCGATGGTTCGACCTGGACCATACCCGAAATCTTCGAAGGGCCGGCGCTGGTCAACGGCTTCATCGACGACGATGAGCTGGCTGCCGCCGGTCTGCGCACTGAAGTCAGGCTGTCCGACGTGATCAGCGTGATCATGCATATTCCCGGCGTTGTCGCGATCCGGGACATTCTGCTCAACGAACTCGATAGTGCCGGCAAAGCCATCGAGCCAGCCGACAAGTGGCGCATTCCGGTGCCGCCCGGGCTTCAGCCACGGCTGTCGGTAACGCGTGGCCGCATTGTCTTCTACAAGAAAAACCTGCCCATCCCACCGAATGCCGCGCAGGTTGCCACCTTGCTCGGCGATCTGCGCCTGGCCGAGCGCCTCAAGCTTGAAGACGGCCAGATCGAAGACCTGCCGATTCCGCTCGGCCGCTATCGTGATCCGGAAAACTACCGCTCCTTCCAGTCACACTTCCCCGCCATCTATGGCATTTCCGAGGTTGGCCTGCCGCCTGGCGCTTCGCCACAGCGGGCAGCGCAGGCCCTGCAGTTCAAGGCCTGGCTGCTCTTCTTCGACCAGATCATGGCCAACTACCAGTCGCAACTGGGGCATGTCCGCGACCTGTTCTCGACCCAGCCCGATCTGGCGCAAAGCTATTTCAGCCAGATGGTCGACAGCTTCCCGGACTGGGAAAAGGTTTATGGCGACGGCTTCGATACGACCGAGCTGGGCGAGGTCGTCGAGCCGGACGGTAGCGGGTTGCTGCGCCGCAACCGCTTTCTTGACCACCTGCTGGCGCGCTACGCCGAGGATTTCCATGAATACTCGGCGGTCATGCAGGCCCGCTTCGGCATGGGGCCGGCCCAGGCGGCCAGTGCCAAATGCGTTTTCCTTGATGAATATCCGGCGATAGGTGGCGCGCGCGGGCAAGCCTACAACTCAGCCCTGAAGGGCGCTGACGATCTGTGGAACAGCGCCAATGTATCCGGCTTTGAGCACCGCGTGGCCCGCCTGCTCGACATCAGCAACTGGCGGCGCCGCAACCTGTCCGAAGTTGCCTACGACACTTACGCCGAGATTGATTCGACGCCGGGCGACGAATTCCGCTTCCGCGTCCGTCATCCGGTGACTGGCAAGATCCTGTTGTCGAGCAGCACGCATTACATCAGCACCACCGAGGCGCGCAACGAAATGGAACGGGCAATTGCCCGCGCCGAGCTTCCCGAGGGCTACGAACGCAAGACGACCAGTGACCGCCGCTTTTACTTCAATATCGTTGATGCCGGCGGTGAGGTCATCGCCCGGCGCATCGAGTACTTTGCCACCGCCGAGGCGATGGAGCTGGCCATCGCCGCGCTGATCGCCCACCTGCGCAATTACTACAGCGGCGAAGGCCTGTACGTCATCGAGCACCTGCTGCTACTGCCCGAGCAGGATGGCGATCCCTTCATGGATATCTGCGTCGATCCCGGCTGTACCGACTGCGCCGATCTCGACCCCTACACCGACCGCATCACCATCGTCCTGCCGGCCTATACCGGTCGCTTCCGTGACATGGATTTCCGCAATTTCGTCGAGGAAACCCTGCGCCAGGAAACGCCGGCACATATTCTGCCGCGCATCTGCTGGGTGAATAGCGACGACATGGCTGTCATCGAGAAGGGCTATCGTGACTGGCTGGCCATCCGTGCGGGTGCAGCCACAGCCGACCGGGCCGCCAAGATCAAGGCGCTGATCGATGCGCTGACCCATGCCAAGAATGTCTATCCGTCCAGCGGGCTGCATCCCTGCGGCCAGTTGGAACCACCTCCGTTCGTCCTCGGTCGCACTGCGTTGGGCAGTGCCAACGAGGCCCCTGCACCGTAGTCCGGGAGCACGACCATGGCCGACCCCCTCAAGATTATCCGCCGTCTCGACGCAGTGACCACCGATTACGCAATTTTTGAGCGCGATCAGGTCCTGACCGAGACGCAACTGAACAGCGTCGTTGAATATCTCGACGACCAAAGCCGGCTGACCCGCACGCAGCTGCTTGGCATCGGCATCGTTGGCGGCTTGTGGCCGACCGTTGGCAAGGAGCAGATCATCGTCGGCAAAGGCGTTGGTGTGACCAGCGACGGCGACCTGATTGGCTGGTCAGCCGATACCGCCTTCGACCGCTGGCTGGTCTACGACGAAAGCGCGCCGGCCTACGAGCCGTTCTACGTTGACGGCAAGATGCTGCCGCTGATTGAGCTGCTCACCACCGAAGACAAGCGCGACGGCAAGCCGCTGGCCGACATCGCCGACCAACTGAAGCAGATGGTCGCCGTGGCTTTCATGGAAAGCTACGAGAACGATCCCGATCTGTGCACCGGCGGCGATTGCGATAACCGTGGCCGTACCGCCCGTAATACCCAACGCCTGCTGCTGATCAATCGTGAAATTGCCGAAAAAATCCGGTTGACCGCAGCATTGCCGACCGGCGCCGACATCGCTCGCCTGTTGCCACGCGTCTTCGCCACGCGCCCCGATCTCGGTACCGGGGCGGGCGACAAGGTGACGATAGCCTCGGCCGAAGCCTTCGCGGCGGTGTATCGCAATGCCGGCAATGCCACGCTGGCCGCGCTGATCGATGCCATTTCGAGCATGAACAAGGCGCTCGACGGGCGCTGGCCGGACGACCTGCCCAGCCCCGCCGCATGGGCTGCTCGCTTGAAGGAGATCGCTGGCAAGATGGCCGCTGCGCAACCTGGCATCCAGTACTACCATGCCTTCGCCAAGGATCTGGTTGCCACTTGGGCAGATCTGCGGGCGGCGCTGTTTGCCGATGACTCAGTGCTGTGTCCGTCTGCCAACGCTTTCCCCAAGCACCTGCTGCTCGGCGCGCTGGCCGATACCAGTCAGCTGCGCACCGGGCGCTATCCGGCGCCGTGGCTGGTGGCCGGGGCAGCGCGCGAGCGCGTCCGTTACCTGATGCGCAAATTTGATCTGTTGATTACCAATTTTGCTTTGCCGGCTGCCAGCCAGGGGCAGAAAGTCATCCCCAGCCGCCGCGAAACGGCGCCGCTCGAACAAAGGGCCGTGCCGATCTACTATCGCAGCGACAGCGATGTGCGGGCATTCTGGAACGAAGAACGCCGCCAGCGCGACGAAACCGACGACAACCTTGGCTACTTCTGGATGCCGCCGGCCGACAAGAATGCGGCGGACGATCCTTTCCGGCGCGATCTTGGCGGCAACGATTTCTTCCGAATCGAAGGGCATATCGGCCTCAAAGTCGATCTGGCCGAGCCGGCCATCGAAAAGCTGATTCGCCAGCGCAACCTGCCGATTGCCGTGATCAGTGTGTTGCTGCACAACAAGCGCGAACTCGTCATTCGCGGTCCGCTGTTCAAGAAGAATAGCCTGCACAGCCTGCATTACCTGCTGCGGCAGGACCTGGCCAGCCAGATCAAGGACAACATCGCCTTCAGCGACCAGCTGGTCAAGGGCATCACCGCCGCGGGTGACTGGGCCGTGCGTCCGGCCGGCAATGCGCTGGCGGCAGCGCCTGCCGACACGGTGACAGCGGCCAAGGTCGTGCTGCAAAAAGCCAGTGACGATCTGGTCGGCACCGGCAACAAAGCGCTTAGCGTCCGCAGCTTTACGGCCTTCACCGCCCTGAAGGACACTCAGTGGTCGACCCGCTTCGACACGGCCGTGCTCAACACGACCAAAGTCAAGGCCAACCTCGGTGACATCATGCGTACCGATGTGATTTCGCCGGTGGATACCCTGACCGGCTCGAAGACGCACAAGTGGGTGGACTGGATTGGCGACATTCTGAAAAAGCGCGAGGACGACCAGAAGGATCGCCTGCTGTTCACCAACATGATCGGCGAGCATCCCGGCCTCGAACACTTCGGCGGCACCGTGCCGGGCGGCACGTTTGTGCTTGCCTACGACGACAAGGGCGTGGTCATTGGCGACCTGATGCTGCCCTACTGGATCGACGACAACGACGAAAGCGATCAGGAGGAACCCGAGTTGGTGCTGCCCGATATTCGCCTGCCGTACGAAGTCCTCCCGATCAAGGTGATCAAGCCGATCGACCTGACGCTGAACGAATTCAGGGAGGTCAAGATACTGCCCGAGCTGAAACTGCAGGAAAACTACGCCACGTTCTTCCGTGAATCGCTGGGCAGTCTGGGCGATGTCCTGAAGAACACCAAGGCCGTCACTGGCGTTGATGTAGCCGGTACCAAGGCAGCGACGAGCGACCGCTACATGGAGCAGATGCTGGCCATCGTCAAGGGGCAGCAAGAACAGATCACCGGCTTGCGCGCCGTGGCTGGCGACGACCGGGTGCCGGCCGATACGCGTGAAAAGGCGGCGGCTCAGGCCAAGGAACTGGAGAGTCAGCTGGCTGCCTCGGTCAGCACGACCGTCGAGTATTTCGCCGTTGCCGCACCGGAAACAGTGCGTTTCGAAGCCGACAAGGCAACGGTTTACGAGACGGTCGGCGCTGCCATCAATACGGTCACCGACAAGACAGCCAGTACCACGTTGCAGACCAACCTCAAGCAGACGGCAGTGACCGCCAACAAACTGAATACCGGCAGTTCTGCCGTGGTCGTCACCCAGGTGATGACCAACGCCGGCTTCCGCATCGGCTGAGCGGGATACGGCCATGAGCGTCACGCACCGCATTCGCCGACAACGCTGGCAGGTCACTGCCGCCAGCGCGGCCGATGCCTTTGCCGTGCGCTCGATGCTGCGCCGCGAAAACGAACTCAGCCTGTTGCCGGCGCTGGAAAGCGCATTTGCCGTGCTCGACGACGGCGAGCGGGAAATCCATGTGTCGCGCCTCGACGTGTCGATCCGCATTTCATCACTTGAGCGCCTGGCCGAGGAATTGCCCGTCAGGCTTGCCGAGGCCGCGCGTCAGGCATTGAGTGAGGCAGTTACCGCCGAGCCGCAAATGTCAGCGGCGTCGCGACATGACCTGACCTCGACCGGGCGCCTGCGCCACTACCTGATCAGCGGGCAGGTCGACTGGTTCGATGCCGAGCGTGACCCGGCGCAACTGCGTCAGCAACTGGCTGACGAGGCCATGCAGTGGAGCACCTCGCCCGCTACTGCCTGGCCCGGCCTGCTGGCCGATCTGCCGCAAGGGGCACAGGCGCGTGCCGATGCCTTGTTCCGCTTTCTGCAACTGCTCGATGCTGACGGGCGCGTTCGCTGGTGGGCATTGGCTAGCCGCCTGGCTGAAACCCGGGATGGCGATACGTCGGCCTGTCTGGCGATGTTGCGCCGAATGGCGGCCACTCGCCCGGCTGACCACGCACTGCGCTTGCAGGCGCTTGGCTTGTTGGCGCTGTCAGGTGGCCCGGCGCGTTCTGCTCAAGATCGCAGCGAATGTCTGCAGGCTGCGCGGGCCTGTGCCGGGCAACTGGAAACATTCGCTGTGGTCGACCGGGAAAACTGGCTAAAAATCGAAACCTGGCTGGGTGGCGATGCGGAACCGCTTACGGATCATCCGGATGGCGGCGGCCAGCGTGCTGCGAACCCGACGGCGCTGGCGTCGGAAACATTCCAAAATTCGTCGAATTTTCCGGTTGACCGTGAGCAAGCCCTTGGCCAGCCCCTGCGCTCGGCCGGGCTGATCCTGCTCCACCCGTATCTGCCGCGCCTGTTTGCAGCGCTCGGTTGGGTCGGCGAAAGTCATCCGCAGGGTGAGCCTTTTCCGTGGTCCAGGTTGCCGCAAGCCGCCGCCTTGCTCAACTGGCTGGCCACGGGGCGCGACGAGCCGTTTGAATTCGAACTTGGCACCGCCAAGCTGCTGCTTGGGCTGAATCCGGATGACCCGCTGCCCGTCGCCGCCGGCCTTCTTGGCGATGCCGAGCGGGAGGAGGGCGAAGCGCTGCTCGGCGCCGTCGTTCAGCACTGGTCAGCGCTGGGCAGAACCAGCATCGACGGTCTGCGCCTGTCCTTCCTGCAGCGCGGCGGCCTGCTTTATCCGGCGGCTGACGGCTGGCTGTTGCGGCCGCAAGCCGAAGCTTTCGACCTCCTGATCGACCGCCTGCCCTGGGGCATTTCCATCATTCGCCTGCCCTGGATGCCACGCAGTCTGCACACCGAATGGCAGAGCGCCTGAAAGCCACCGCCCTCGATCTCGACGCCGACCTCGGCTGGCTGGCGGCGCTGTTGCAGCATCGCCTCGATACCTACTTCGCCGAAAAGCCGGCCAGCCCGGTCTTGCCCGGCGACCGGGCGCCGCCGATGCTCGACGACAGCCCGTCGCCCTACGCCGAATTCCTGCGGCAGCAGGCGTTGACGGTCGAGGAACGGGCCGTGATGCTGCTCGCGCTGGCCCCGCTGCTCAGGCCGCAATTGCTCGACGTCCTGTGGGCGAGAAACCCTGCCAGCCAGCGCGGCTACAGCGAATTTGGCGGCGTGCAGGGCGCCGCGTCCGGGCATTTCATCCCGACCGGCGAGACCGCCTGTTTTCTGCTAGCTGGCGACGCGTTGCCCGAACGCCTGCGCGTCATCCATCTGCTCACCCACGGCGAAGCGCTGCTTGCCGGCAATGTCTTGCTGCCGCTGGAGTCGCCGCCCGGTGAATCCATCCTCGCCGGCCGCCTGCAAGCGGTGCCGGCATTGCTCGCGCTTTTCAATCTTGATGCGCCCGGCGGCGAGGCCGATGCACTGCCGGCCCAGCGCGTGACAACCGGCCTGAACTGGGCTGATCTGGTCCTGCCGCCGGCGACGCTGGCCCATCTGGAAGAAGTTCGCGACTGGCTGGAACACGGTGAAACCCTGCTCCACACGTTGGGCATGGCGGCGCGTGTGCGGCCCGGCTACACCTGCCTGTTCCACGGGCCACCAGGCACCGGCAAGACGCTGACCGCCTGCCTGCTCGGCAAGCTGTGCGAGCGCGAGGTGCATCGCGTCGATCTGTCGATGGTCGTTTCCAAGTACATCGGTGAAACGGAAAAGAACCTGGCCCGCGTTTTTGACCTCGCCGAACAGCGCGGCTGGATTTTGTTCTTCGATGAAGCCGACGCACTGTTCGGCCAACGCACTCGTGTCGATAGCGCCCACGACCGCTACGCCAATCAGGAAGTCAGCTACCTGCTGCAACGCATCGAGGATTTTTCCGGCGTTGTCATCCTGTCGTCCAACCTGCGCGGCAATATCGACGATGCGTTCTCCCGCCGCTTCCAGTCGGTTATCGCTTTCCCGATGCCGCAGGCCGAGGAGCGTTATCGCCTGTGGACCGAGTCGGTGCCGGCCTTGCTTGAACGCGATGTCGATCTCGATTTCGTTAGGCTGGCCGAAAAGCATGAGATTTCTGGCGGCACCATCATCAATATCATCCGCTACGCCGCGTTGCGCAGTCTGGTGCGCGGCGACCGTCGGCTGGCGGTCGAGGATATCAATGACGGCCTGCGCCGCGAACTGCACAAGGAGGGCCGGGGCTTTTAACCGGGCTTGATATGGAAGCCGCCGCCCGCCTGGTCAATCGCCCCGCACCGCCGATGCCGGCAGCGGCCGTCAAGGTCGCCGAGCCGGTGGTGGGGCACAACACAGGAACGCGTGTCCAGTGTCAGAGCCTGCGCGTCTCGGCGCCCGGCGATGCGGCCGAGGTCGAGGCCCGCCACGTCGCGCGCAGCATCGTCAGTATGCCGGCGACGGCGGCCGCACGGCCGGCCAGTGTGGTCAGTCCGGCGACGCTGCATCGAGCCAATCCAGTCCAAGGCCCGGCTGTTGCTCCGCTCACACGGCCGCAACAAACAGTGCCCAAACCGCCGGCCAGCAGCGGCGAAGCGCTGCCCGAGGCGGTACGTCAGGACATGGAGTCCCGTTTCGGTGCCGACTTCAGCGCCGTGCGCATTCATCGCGATGCCCGCGCCGCGCAGGCCAGCAGTGCCCTCAATGCGGCGGCTTTTACCGTCGGCAACCAGATTCATTTCGGCGCCGGACAATTCAATCCGGCCAGCGGCGAGGGGCGCGAACTGCTCGCCCATGAACTGACCCACACCATCCAGCAGGGCGCCGCACCGCAAGCCCAACGACAGATTCAGCGCAGCCTGGCGCCGCAGGTGAGCGAACGCAGCGCCCCGGCCGTGCAGCGCCTCGGCCTTGGTGATGCCCTCAACTACTTTGCCGAGCACGCCAATTTCATTCCCGGCTTCCGCATGTTCACGCTGGTGCTCGGCGTCAATCCGATCAACATGCGGGCCGTCGACCGCTCGCCGGGGAATCTCTTGCGCGCCCTCGTCGAGCTGATGCCGGGCGGCGCGCTGATCACCCGGGCGCTGGATGGCTACGGCATCATCGACCGGGTAGCCGGCTGGGCGCAGCAGCAGATGAACAGCCTCGGGCTGGTTGCCAGCAGCATCCGGCAGGCCGTTGACCGCTTCCTCAATTCGCTGAGCTGGACCGACATCTTCGATCTGGGCGGCGTCTGGGAGCGGGCCAAGCGCATCGTGACCGAGCCGATTGCGCGCATCACGAGTTTCGTCGGCAACCTCGTTTCCGGCATCCTCCAGTTCATCCGCGATGCCGTGTTGCGGCCGCTGGCCGGGCTGGCCCAAGGCACGCGCGGCTGGGATCTGCTGTGCGCTGTGCTCGGCCGTAACCCGATCACCGGCGACCCGGTGCCGCGCACCGCCGAAACCCTGATCGGTGGCTTCATGCGCCTGATCGGCCAGGAAGAAGTCTGGCAGAACCTGCAGCAAAGCCGCGCCGTGCCGCGCGCCATGGCCTGGTTCCAGGGTGCGCTGGCCGGGCTGATGGGCTTTGTCAGCGCCTTGCCCGGCCTGTTCCTCAGCACGCTGCGCAGCCTCGGTATCAACGACCTGCTGACGCCGGTGCAAACCTTCGGCCGCATCGTTCGTGTCTTTGGCGACTTCGCCGGGCGCTTCGTCAGCTGGGCCGGGGCGCAGGTGATGAGCCTGCTCGAAATCATCTTCGATGTCGTCGCACCGGCCGTCATGCCTTACCTGCGGCGGGCGGCCGGGGCTTTCCGCACCATCGTCGCCAACCCCATCGGTTTCGTGCGCAATCTGGTGCGCGCCGCCATTCAGGGCTTCCGGCAGTTTGCAGCGAACATTCTTGCCCATCTGCGCGCTTCACTGATCGGCTGGCTGACGGGCGCCATGGGGGCGGCCAACATCTACATCCCGCAGGCGTTTACGCTGCAGGAGATCATCAAGTTCGTGCTCAGCGTGCTTGGCCTGACCTGGCAGAACGTGCGCGGCAAACTGGTTCGCGTGGTGGGTGAAAGGGCTGTTGCCACCATGGAAACCGGCTTCGATATTGTCGTCACGCTGGTTCGCGACGGACCTGCTGCGGCGTGGGAGCGCATCCGTGAAAGCCTGAGCAACTTGCGCGAAATGGTCATCGAACAGGTGATGAACTTTGTCCGCGACCGCATCGTGATGGCCGCCGTGACCCGCCTGGTGTCGATGCTCAATCCGGCCGGGGCCTTCATTCAAGCCATCATCGCCATCTACAACACGGTGATGTTCTTCGTCGAACGGCTGCGCCAGATCGCTCAGGTCGCTGCTGCCTTCATCGACTCAATCGCTGCCATCGCCGGCGGCGTCATCGCTGCGGCCGCCAACCGCGTCGAACAGACCATGGCCGGGTTGCTGACGCTGGTCATCAGCTTCCTCGCTCGCCTGGTCGGGCTGGGCCGGGTTAGCGACGCGATTACCAACATCATCAACCGCATTCGTGCGCCGATCGACCGGGCGCTGGATCGGGTGGTCGACTGGATCGCCGGCATCGGGCGCCGTTTCCTGGCGCGTGATACCTCGCCCACCAGTGCACTGCGTGGGCCGGTGCTTGCTGCTTTGACCCGGGAGCTGGCTGGAGCGCGCTCGCTGGAACAGGTCGATCCGATCCTGCAACGGGTGGCGGCGCAGAATCGCGCTCAGGGCATTCGCCGGCTGAGCCTTTCGCCGCCCAATCCCGATGGCGAAGTGCAGGTTTTGGTCGAGACCAATCCGACGGCGCCGATCGCCTTGCTCCGGCCGCAGGGCGCGGTGCCGCGCGGGCGCAGCGTGCGCGCCAATATCGAACTGACGCTGGCACCGGGGCCTGCCGCAGCGCCAGCCCGTCCGGGTGCGAGCACGCCGATAGGTGCGACGCCGGAAGGAGCGCGCAGTACGACGGGGCCTAACGCCAGAAGCTTCAATGAACTCGATGCAGCGCATGACAGCGCGACCACCCGCTCGGCGCGGGGCCGGGCCATCGGCGGTATCGTGTTGGAACCGGAGGCCAATCGCGTCCAGCTGGTGACTTGGAACACCGGCAGCCTCAACCCGGATACGGCTGGCAACCAGACCCATGCCGAACGCCAGTTCGACCACTGGGTCGAGCAGGTCGACGCGGTTGCTGAAGGCCGCAGGTGGTTAGGCCGGGTGACCCGCGTGGACATGCATTTGCGCGACTACAGCCCCTGCGGTATCTGTTGCAGCATGCTGCGCTCGACGCGGCGGAAATTCCCCAATGCCACCGCCGCCAACATCTACTGGTACCAGCTCTATACGGGCCGCGGCGACCCAACGCGCTGGCACAACCTGCGCGATCTGAACCAGTGGCAACTGCACGCGCCGGCCTCCGCCATGCCGATTGAGGGCAGCCAGAATGGAACCCTGGTGACGCTGGTCAGTTTGCCCAGATAACCGCCCTTGTCCTTTGTTGCGGACAAAGCAGGCTTGCTGCGGTCAACTGGAAAAAACTGGTGAAAATGAAATTTGTCTGTTTTGTAAAATTTTGCTGGCTTGGCTTATGTTTTCATCATTTTTGTATCTTGCTTCACGGCGTAGCAACTGATGATGAAGCATTGATTTTTAAGTCGGAATGTGAAATTGATCGCACTGAAACTAGCCAGATTGTTTGACAATGCCATAAAATGCGAGCGCTGGAGTCAGTCGTGAGATTTATCACTAAAGTAGAAACTGATAATTCAGGATAAACTGCGCGAGAAGCCTTTTGAAGTGCTTCGCTTATCCCTGATGACGACGGCGAATATCGATTTTTTGCACAGGCAGACTATGTTTGACAAGCAATCAGTGCCCGAAACATCCGTTTCCGCGACCGATATCCTTGCCGGGATGCGCGACACGGGACGCGTGTATCTGGTCCATGCGGCGGTATCGGAAAGTGTTCTTCATGCCGCAGAACCCGATGAATCCTTACTGCAAAAGCTCGTTCGTCGCCGGCTGGTGCGGCTGGAGCGCGTGGTCGCCGCGCTGAGCGGCAAGGTTGTTCGGCAGATGCCCCGGGGCCTGCTGGCCGAATTTCAAACTGCCGAAGCGGCTGTGCTGGGGGCTGGCGAAATGCAGCGGCGCTGCGCTGTCATTCCGCAGATTTCGGAGACCCAGATCGCGTTAAAAATTGGTATCCAGTCCGCTGATGCCAGGCCCCGTTCCGGCAATTCAATTGATCTGGCCGAGATTGCGGCGATCAAGTTCGCCAGCATTCTCGGCGAGGGCAGCATTGTGGTGTCAGATGCGGTAGCGAGCGAACTGCCAACCAGCCTGAGCGCTGCCGTTTCCCCGGTGGATGACGCCGGAATCGACGTTGTTGCCCATGTCGTCAATTGGCAAATGCTGCCGATGCTTCGGCTGCCGTCACCCACCGCGCAAAAAACGCCGGAAGTCAGCGTGCCTGCGGCACATGGCCAAACATCCATTACGTTCTCGCTGGACGGCATTGAGTGCAGTTTCGGGCACAATCATCCGGTCATCACGATTGGCCGCGATTCTGGCAATGACATCACCGTGATCGACCCAAAAGCCTCGCGCCAGCATTGCAAGATCATTTATCAACGTGATGGCTATGTGCTGGTGGATGTGAGCACCAACGGCACCTTCATGGCGTTTGACGGCGGCAAGCCACGCATCGTCAGAAAGACCATGCTGAATCTGCCACACAGCGGCTATATCAGCCTGGGCCATCCCTCATTGCCGGGCGAGAGCACTGCCCTTAAATTCGACATCAAAACCGGAAACGCCTGAGGGCAAGATCCTTTTCGCACGATAGTTTCAGTGCCCGGGCGTGGCCGATGCCTCGCCCAGCAATGCCGCCAATACCTGCGCCGTGGCTGGCGGTGTCGCCCCTTCCTGTTTCAGCCAGACAAAGCGTTTGCCTGGGGCATTGCTGGTGGCAGCGCGGGCACTGTCGAGATGGGTATGCTCGTTGATCAAAACAACGACGCGGGGATCGCCCGGCAATGCGCCCAATTCGCGCAGCTCATGCAAACAACCTTCGTTCGATGACTGAAAATTGCGCAGGTCCATCAGAACCACGTCGCTGATACGCAGCAGCTCGGCCAGCGCCACCTTCCAGGTGCTGTCGTGGCAATAGCATTCATTGACCCGATAGCGCCCTTCAACATCGCTCTGCCACTCAAAGGCCACCAGCCGGCGGGGGACATCGGCCGGTTGGTGGATAAAGCGTTCGCCCAGGCGACCATCCAGAAAAGTGAAAATATCGTCGGCATCGATGGTTCGGTCCACCAGGTCGGTGCCGGCGATCAGAACCGTGTTGCCGGTCAGGCGC
The Betaproteobacteria bacterium DNA segment above includes these coding regions:
- a CDS encoding diguanylate cyclase, giving the protein MLLQAKISPLPPADPGLDQRQLAGIGLDGVRRLSRRQWTDHNTHDPGITTLELLAYALTDLAYRTRFPIEDLLAAPENNAAEMARLFDSAGQVLPCMPVTEDDYRKLLIDLPGVKNAWLHPVPTTLYADPAEGTLAAKPTGSKTERQIEVRGRYRVLLDYMDDKNTVELRHDVDRDVMAMLNARRSLCTDFVGIDRVGQQPFSLCAEIDLKPDADADRVAADIAFAVDRFLAPPVLNYTLDEMRARVRSDGSTWTIPEIFEGPALVNGFIDDDELAAAGLRTEVRLSDVISVIMHIPGVVAIRDILLNELDSAGKAIEPADKWRIPVPPGLQPRLSVTRGRIVFYKKNLPIPPNAAQVATLLGDLRLAERLKLEDGQIEDLPIPLGRYRDPENYRSFQSHFPAIYGISEVGLPPGASPQRAAQALQFKAWLLFFDQIMANYQSQLGHVRDLFSTQPDLAQSYFSQMVDSFPDWEKVYGDGFDTTELGEVVEPDGSGLLRRNRFLDHLLARYAEDFHEYSAVMQARFGMGPAQAASAKCVFLDEYPAIGGARGQAYNSALKGADDLWNSANVSGFEHRVARLLDISNWRRRNLSEVAYDTYAEIDSTPGDEFRFRVRHPVTGKILLSSSTHYISTTEARNEMERAIARAELPEGYERKTTSDRRFYFNIVDAGGEVIARRIEYFATAEAMELAIAALIAHLRNYYSGEGLYVIEHLLLLPEQDGDPFMDICVDPGCTDCADLDPYTDRITIVLPAYTGRFRDMDFRNFVEETLRQETPAHILPRICWVNSDDMAVIEKGYRDWLAIRAGAATADRAAKIKALIDALTHAKNVYPSSGLHPCGQLEPPPFVLGRTALGSANEAPAP
- a CDS encoding ATP-binding protein, which encodes MAERLKATALDLDADLGWLAALLQHRLDTYFAEKPASPVLPGDRAPPMLDDSPSPYAEFLRQQALTVEERAVMLLALAPLLRPQLLDVLWARNPASQRGYSEFGGVQGAASGHFIPTGETACFLLAGDALPERLRVIHLLTHGEALLAGNVLLPLESPPGESILAGRLQAVPALLALFNLDAPGGEADALPAQRVTTGLNWADLVLPPATLAHLEEVRDWLEHGETLLHTLGMAARVRPGYTCLFHGPPGTGKTLTACLLGKLCEREVHRVDLSMVVSKYIGETEKNLARVFDLAEQRGWILFFDEADALFGQRTRVDSAHDRYANQEVSYLLQRIEDFSGVVILSSNLRGNIDDAFSRRFQSVIAFPMPQAEERYRLWTESVPALLERDVDLDFVRLAEKHEISGGTIINIIRYAALRSLVRGDRRLAVEDINDGLRRELHKEGRGF
- a CDS encoding FHA domain-containing protein, producing MFDKQSVPETSVSATDILAGMRDTGRVYLVHAAVSESVLHAAEPDESLLQKLVRRRLVRLERVVAALSGKVVRQMPRGLLAEFQTAEAAVLGAGEMQRRCAVIPQISETQIALKIGIQSADARPRSGNSIDLAEIAAIKFASILGEGSIVVSDAVASELPTSLSAAVSPVDDAGIDVVAHVVNWQMLPMLRLPSPTAQKTPEVSVPAAHGQTSITFSLDGIECSFGHNHPVITIGRDSGNDITVIDPKASRQHCKIIYQRDGYVLVDVSTNGTFMAFDGGKPRIVRKTMLNLPHSGYISLGHPSLPGESTALKFDIKTGNA